The proteins below come from a single Danio aesculapii chromosome 25, fDanAes4.1, whole genome shotgun sequence genomic window:
- the svip gene encoding small VCP/p97-interacting protein, whose protein sequence is MGMCLPCLSGAEDDVVVTPDPETRRKQLAEAAEKRQKETTYRGIKDPEALERKKKKQEESEKQTMSSAPSGGGGLKWQVG, encoded by the exons ATGGGGATGTGTTTGCCCTGTTTGAGTGGAGCTGAGGATGATGTTGTGGTCACGCCAGACCCT GAGACGAGGAGAAAACAGCTAGCAGAGGCTGCAGAGAAGAGACAGAAAGAG ACGACATACCGAGGCATCAAAGACCCGGAAGCCTTGGAAAGGAAAAAGAAGAAACAGGAAGAGAGCGAGAAACAGACCATGAGCTCTGCGCCGTCAGGAGGAGGAGGGCTGAAG tgGCAGGTTGGCTAA